The genomic interval AACCTGAAAACGGCTGAACGGATATCGATCGCGGCGGTCAGCATGTTCACTATTTCTGCGAGGCACACTCGCTCATGCGGATTTCTAAACTGGAGGATGACAGATCTTAGCGGCTGATCTCTGCTGACGAGTCCCCGTTATGCAATGGGGTTCCAAGTACTCACGTAGGTAGGCCGTAGTAAACTCGGGAGCGAAAGCCATATTATCAATTAGTGTTACATATCGGCCAAGTGTACGGAGGAACGGATACGGAAATCGGCCCTAGCCCCGCAGGGACTACTATAACGACCACTGCAACGGTTGACCCACCTGTCTCACTAGATACCTTCGACCGAATTCCGGTCCATATCACGTTTCACTACTCGAGCGGGGAACCATGGACACGTGAATTCAATAAGGGAATGCGTGCGCGTCTCCTGCTCGGCCTCTGGGACAAATTCGGCCCCTTCCACCCTGTTGAAGGCAGTACTCCGGACGAGATTATCACCGCCGGGCGGAAGGCACAAGCGGCGTACTGGTATGCGATGAAATCACACTCACTGAGTGAGGCGGCTGATGCACTCAGCGTACAGAAATCAACGATTAGTGTCTATTCTAGCCAAATTAGGTGGACGTTCTCTGAGTAGCCCTCGCGTACGCGCGTGCGTTACATTAGAAATTTGCAGCGAGAGAGGCTTAACTGCCTGTTTACCGGCAAGCTTATATGTGGGACTATTGTGTATTCGCTTGGTTAGTGAGACGGCGAGGCAGTTCACGCTGTTCTCGCCAATCAGTAATTTTACGGACGCACTCTGGTAGAGTTATCTCTGTGTGTATTGGTAACATCATTCGCGTTCATTTATATCACGGAAATTTAAATATCCTATCGGTCCAAATTCAGACAGGTCCGTAACGACCCCCGCCTCGCCGTCTCACTAACCACCCCGGATCCTAACGGTTCGGACAAGGCGGTCGGTGGGTTGAAAAACTACGACCGGAGTCAATGCCCGCGCGAGCGGGGTTCGGTCGCAGTATGCCCGCCGTGTTTCCGGCTGTCAAGCGGTCGGACTATGACTACCTTCGGAGGTAGAAACGGTGTGCTAGTCGTGGCTCCGTGTCGCCCCCTGCCGGGAGGGCATCTTGGCAGTGATACACATGAGTGACGATAACTCAAATCCGACCGATGAATCGCAGAAGAACAAGAACGCGGACAACGGCCATAACCCCGGCGACGAGGGTGAAGGCATCCACGTCGTCCACATCGGCAGCGAAAAGGAGAAGTTCAACGCTGACACGGTGAAAGCCCGCGAAATTATCTCACTGGTTGAACCCGACGCTGACGAGTTCACCCTAGAAGCACGTAATGGTAACTCTACCGTTGAAGAGTGGGGACCTGACGACCCTGTGGACCTCACCGAAAAGCACCGGAGCCATTTCCGAGTGATGGCCCGTGGCGGGGGCAATTCGTGAGCTCAGTGAACGACAACCCTGACAGAACGGAAGCGGACCAACCCCTGAACGACGAGTGGCCGGACCCCTATATTCCCGCGAACCACGAGAAGTTCAACGACAAGTTCCGAAACGGACTGCGCCACCTCCAGAATCGCTTGGAAGACCCGATGGTCCGTCCGGTGGCGTTCGGCCGGAACCAGAACACAGTCTACATCGTGCTCAACGAAGTCGAGCTCGATGCCGACCTCTGGAAGGAGGACACGACGGACGTTTACATGAGCGTCCCCGTAAACTTCGGAACCGGGATACCCTATGGGTTCGTCACACACCCGCCCGTGAACCGTACGGACGGCAAGCCAGTGAGCCGTCAGCATCGCGGGAGACCCGATGCTCAACCGCTGGCGGACGCCCTCGGCGTATCCAACAGTGACCTCTCGTGGTGGTCCTACAAGTGGAAGGGTATGACTGTCAGCGACGGCACGGACATGACCAAAGGCATCGGCATCATCCGCCGCCGCCTCTCCGAAAAGGAGGGCCATAACGCATGAGTGGTGACGATTCAACCGCGAACGGAGGTGACGGCGCATCCTCCTTCGGGGGTAACTACACAAACGAAGAGGGTGGCGAAGCCATCTCCGACAAGACCGGCACTGAGGGCAAAACCCGGAAACCAGAACCCGACCGACTCGCCGCATTACATGGCCGTGAAACGGTGAATGCAACGGTCGGCGCTGATGAAGTACACCTGTCGATGACTCGTGAGCGGTGCCGGGAACTCCGCGAGATTCTATACCCGCACCCCGAGCACCCCCACGCTGAACTTGGCGAACGCGGGGTCATCGGAATAATCGTGCCGAGTACGGGCCGAAACCGAACCACGTTCGTCCTCCGCGAACTCGTTATCCCCGACCCAGAGTTTGAGGTCGGAGATCGTGGCCACGACGACCCGTGCGATATCTACGAGGAAGGAACCGGGTTCGACAAACGGTTTTGGTTCGACACCTCCTACCGAAGTCGAGCGACCGATGAGGCGGCTGCGCTCGAATCCGACCGAGCTGGTCTCGTGTACTTCCACACCCACGGGCCGGGCGTCGGTGTCGAACCGAGTCAACCCGATATCGATGGGGCCGAACGTGACTACCGACTCCACCGCCGCCACTTTCACGATGACAGCCCTATGCTGAAGGCCATCGTCTCGGCAAGTAGCGGTACAATCGACCGGACCGACGAGGAAGCCTACCTCCCGGAAGCTAACCAGCTTCGCTGGCATGTCCGTTCGTTCCGGCCGGACGAGCCTGACGAACCCGTGCGCGCTGGTGCAGTTCGAGTCGTTGGTCCACGCGTCGAAAAACATTCAACTGATACCCGTCCTGACGGGCCAGCAGGTGCCGGAGGGACACCCCAATACGCCACGCAGAACTCAACGGAGCAACTGTGGGGCGAACCAGGCCAGCGAATCCTTGCAGGCCTCCGAGTCGGCCTCGTCGGCTGTGGCGGTGTCGGGTCGATACTCTCTGAACACATCGCCCGTCTCGGTGCTGGCGAGATGGTCGTTGCCGACTTCGACAACATCGAGTATGGGAACTTGAACCGGGCGCAAGGAGCGACCGAAACGGACGCTCGACTCGAACGCTCGAAGGCTGAAGTCGCAGGCGAACTCGCCATGGAGAGCGCGACCGCGGACGACTTCGAGGTCCGCGTCGTTGAAGGGAGCATCATCGAAGAAAACCCTGAGGACGCTGTAGTTCCGGCCCTCCTTGACTGCGACATCATCATCAACGCAGCAGATAACGCATGGGCACGGACCGTCCTCGACGACCTCGCCTACGCACACCTCATCCCCGTCATCACGGGTGGCACCATTCTTCGGATGGACGACGGCGGGACGCTATCCCAGAGCGCAAAATCGGAAGTGATGGTCACTGGACCGGGTCACGTCTGCATGGAGTGCGCGTACGTCTACAATCAGGACGACGTATCGACTGCCATGCGGCCGCCTGATGTTCGAGGCGACGGCGCCTACGTCCGGGGTGGCGTGGACCCGGACGACCAACCTCGCGCCCCGTCAGTCATCGGGGCGAACGCGACAGTCGCCGGAATGATAGAGTACCGGCTAAAGGGACTTGCCCTCGGTGTCACTGAACGCGTCGTCGGCGTTCAACGGCATTTCCCCCGTACCGGGTTAATGGAGTGGGGTCCGACAGAAGAGTGCAAGGACTCGTGTGGACGGACAAAGAGTAATCATCTTGGGATGGGCGATGCGTTCGACCTCCCAACAGGGACCGACCCAGATCTCGCGTACCACCGCGAATCCTAGATCCTTTCCCGACTTTCAAATTTTTGAGGTGGCATTGTGTTAGAACGCAAACAAGCTGTCACTTAGCACCGGCTCAACCCCGCGTTCACTCGATCGGCCAGAATGCGGAATTCGTTGGCTCAAAGTCTACTGGCCCCGCCGCCGTACCGCATTTTCAATAGAGAAAATTGTTCAGTTCGCAGACTTACTTACCAATCGGGTGTCCCTATCATAGCTTACTCTGAATTGAAGAAACGATCCTCCCAACGATTGTTATTTGGAGCTATCGCCGAATAATCGTCCCCACAGAGAGGATGTCTCTGAAGCGGTATCACAATCGGACGTCGTCCCGGCTTGTTCTTCTCGAGTCTGCTTGATCTCTCGGTCACGCTCTGCAAGTTCGGTTTTGAGATCGTCGATCGTGGCCTCGAGCTGCTCGATACGCTCATTTTTCTGTTCGAGCGTGGTCTCCAGTTCGTCGACACGGTCGGTCAACAGTCGGTTCTTCTCGACCAGATACGCACGGTTCCTATTCCGTTCCGATTCGCCACGGCTGGCAGTGGTCGACGACTCGCTCGTTCTGGGAACAGATTCGGTTGCTGTCTCTCGAGTGTCCGGGTCGTAGAACTCGGAGGTACTCGAAATCGCTCGTTCGATGGTCTTTTCGCCATATGTAGAGCCATCTGCATAGTGGACTTCGTCCCACTTGTCTCGAAGCAGTCCCGATTGGCGGAAGAGCCGGTCCATCTGCTGCTGATCCCCGCCAGTCCAGAACGCCAACAAACAACACAGCGCCATATCTGCTTCCGACTGACTCTCATAACCAGCAGTCGAGCCACGCCACAACCGCTCGAACTTCTCACCGTTTGACGCATTCTGCGCTCGCTCAAGCAGCTCTTGGTCCTCGAGGTCGACGTTGGTATCGGCTGCGCTGATCGTCGTTGTTGTCTGCTCATCAGTGGTGCTATAGGTCCCGGATTTGTGCTCTGAGTCCGGCTTAGAATCTTGGACGTACTCACGATGGATCGCTACCAGCGCGTCCTGCCGACGTGCAACGCGAGGTGGTGTGTCCTCGAGGCGGTCGCAAGTCACGGTGAAAAACCGAGCAGTGTCGTATAGTTCGATGCTGCCACGGCGGTTCCGTCCATCTGGGAGTTCTCCCCTGATGAGTACATGGAACCCAGTACCCGACGGAGAGATCTCCGTATAAGAATCGAGTCGCTCGATGATGTCCAGTGCTGTGTCGTCGACGTCATCGCTTTCGGGATCTCGACAGTCATCCAGATCCACGCCGACGATGGGATCGTCGTCGGTAAAGACGAAGCCGATGCCATCGGCGTTCTCCGTGCCGGCGTACTCGAGGGCTGTCTCGAACGACGCCCATGTTTCGGGATCCGTCGATGACGCGAACGCACCACTCCCTGGCGTCACTGGTATCTTCGTCGGCTTCCCATCTCGAGGTTCTTCTTTCCAGCAGACCCACTGGTCGCGCTCACGTAGTTCCTCGGGGAGTACCGAGACAGTGCTCTCAGACATCATCGATCGACCTCGTAATATGCGTCCAGTTGGACATCGTGCATCCACTATCACGATGCTGACAAACACACCGACATCCAGTGGGCTGTTCGCTACCCTGTCCAACGGGGGCTACCCCTTCTATACTAGTTGGTTTTGACCCGGGATTTACCCTGAACACTGCTCCCGTGATGCGGTTTTTACCCTGAACACGGGTGGAGGGTTTACTCTGAACATTTGTTTTACCCTGAACAGAGTGTAGTATGAAGCCCAAACCAAGGCCCTGATGACTATACGCGCCTGATTTGTGATTTGATTTCTGAGTCAGTTGCTCATGTGATTCACTTGACCCATATTTGTTCATAGTTCTGATATAACTCATTGATCAAGCAGCTGGGAGCCCCCTGGTGTCAGGTCGATACCGGTGTAGACTGTCACCAAATCATCGCCGTTTTCTCTGACACGGCCACTTTCATATTCGACGACGTTCCCGAGCTTCCGACTGAACCAGACTGAGTTTAGTCCGTCAATATCGTGCTGATCAGTCCAGACCGAGTACGCCTGAAACAGCGTTTCCTTTGGGACTTGCGCTCCATCAGCTTCTCTGATGTACATCGCTGCGAACGCCTCGATACCGTCACCACTCGGATCGATCCCCTCCGACCCATCCGTTGGTGGGCTAGACCCCGTCGATGGTGTCTCCTCATCGGCATCCATCGATATTGTAGCCTGTGCGTGCTCACTAGTGGCGGCGTCCGGCCACAAGTCCTCCTCGTCTGGGTTCTCGGAGAGTGTATACAGTTCCCCCTGCTGGAATATTTTGGGAGCACCGTCCTCCGGGAGCACTAGCACAATGTAGCTGTCGCGCGAATAGTCCGCATCTGGGAGTTCGATATCGGGAATGAACGGTCGCTTGATCGGCGTCCACTCCGTCTCGAACTCGTCTTTCGAGTCGTAGACGCGAGTCTCGCCGGGTTTGTGGACGGTGTACTGTCCGGTTTCGTGGTCGTAGCTGTAGTAGGCCGGGACGCCGTCTTTCGAGAGCGG from Natrinema sp. HArc-T2 carries:
- a CDS encoding ThiF family adenylyltransferase gives rise to the protein MSGDDSTANGGDGASSFGGNYTNEEGGEAISDKTGTEGKTRKPEPDRLAALHGRETVNATVGADEVHLSMTRERCRELREILYPHPEHPHAELGERGVIGIIVPSTGRNRTTFVLRELVIPDPEFEVGDRGHDDPCDIYEEGTGFDKRFWFDTSYRSRATDEAAALESDRAGLVYFHTHGPGVGVEPSQPDIDGAERDYRLHRRHFHDDSPMLKAIVSASSGTIDRTDEEAYLPEANQLRWHVRSFRPDEPDEPVRAGAVRVVGPRVEKHSTDTRPDGPAGAGGTPQYATQNSTEQLWGEPGQRILAGLRVGLVGCGGVGSILSEHIARLGAGEMVVADFDNIEYGNLNRAQGATETDARLERSKAEVAGELAMESATADDFEVRVVEGSIIEENPEDAVVPALLDCDIIINAADNAWARTVLDDLAYAHLIPVITGGTILRMDDGGTLSQSAKSEVMVTGPGHVCMECAYVYNQDDVSTAMRPPDVRGDGAYVRGGVDPDDQPRAPSVIGANATVAGMIEYRLKGLALGVTERVVGVQRHFPRTGLMEWGPTEECKDSCGRTKSNHLGMGDAFDLPTGTDPDLAYHRES